Proteins encoded within one genomic window of Nonomuraea gerenzanensis:
- a CDS encoding DNA-3-methyladenine glycosylase family protein: MERRWVPDGPLDAGLALQPHQRGGGDPTWRRASDGAVWRTSRTPDGPCTLRVSVKADGVHGQAWGPGAGWALETLPALLGAEDDVSGFSVRHEVLAEVVRRHPGLRIGRTGRVMEALVPAVLEQKVVGQEAWRAWRWLLGRYGEPAPGPAPEGMRVVPEPVVWRQIPSWHWHRAGAEAVRARTIATAAWHADKLEAAATTQELDRLLRALPGIGVWTSAEVRQRAFGDPDAVSVGDFHLAKLVGYALTGEKTDDPGMMRLLEPYTGHRHRATVLVWLSGLRPPARGPRMAARDYRAF; the protein is encoded by the coding sequence ATGGAGCGCAGGTGGGTGCCCGACGGGCCGCTCGACGCGGGGCTGGCCCTGCAGCCGCACCAGCGCGGCGGCGGCGACCCCACCTGGCGCCGAGCCTCTGACGGCGCCGTGTGGCGCACGTCCAGGACCCCCGACGGCCCCTGCACGCTCAGGGTGAGCGTCAAGGCGGACGGCGTGCACGGGCAGGCGTGGGGGCCCGGCGCGGGATGGGCGCTGGAGACCCTGCCGGCCCTGCTGGGGGCCGAGGACGACGTGTCCGGGTTCAGCGTCAGGCACGAGGTGCTGGCCGAGGTCGTCAGGAGGCATCCCGGCCTGCGCATCGGGCGCACGGGCCGGGTGATGGAGGCCCTGGTGCCCGCCGTGCTGGAGCAGAAGGTGGTCGGGCAGGAGGCGTGGCGGGCCTGGCGGTGGCTGCTCGGCCGGTACGGCGAGCCCGCGCCGGGGCCCGCCCCCGAGGGCATGCGGGTGGTGCCCGAGCCCGTGGTGTGGCGGCAGATCCCGTCCTGGCACTGGCACCGGGCGGGTGCCGAGGCCGTGCGCGCCCGCACGATCGCCACCGCCGCCTGGCACGCCGACAAGCTGGAGGCCGCCGCCACCACGCAGGAGCTCGACCGGCTGCTGCGCGCGCTGCCCGGGATCGGCGTGTGGACCTCGGCCGAGGTGCGCCAGCGGGCCTTCGGCGATCCCGACGCGGTCAGCGTGGGCGACTTCCACCTGGCCAAGCTGGTCGGTTACGCGCTGACGGGGGAGAAGACCGACGACCCCGGCATGATGCGGCTGCTGGAGCCGTACACCGGGCATCGGCACCGGGCCACGGTGCTCGTCTGGCTCAGCGGCCTGCGCCCGCCGGCCAGGGGGCCGAGGATGGCCGCGCGCGACTACCGGGCCTTCTGA
- a CDS encoding bifunctional FO biosynthesis protein CofGH, whose amino-acid sequence MSSDSALRRALARARDGKTLDVTEATVLLHARDGHLDTLLEHASRVRDAGLRAAGREGIITYSRKVFIPLTRLCRDRCGYCTFATAPHKLPAPFLSPDEVLEIARQGAAMGCKEALFTLGDRPEDRWHQARGWLDAHGYDDTLSYVRAMAIRVLEETGLLPHLNPGVLSWRDLQRLKPVAPSMGMMLETTSRRLFEEKGQPHYGSPDKDPAVRLRVLEDAGRTNVPFTTGILIGIGETVEDRAESIFAIRRVAREYGGIQEVIVQNFRAKPDTAMRGLPDADLQELAATIAVARLVLGPRVRLQAPPNLVDSEYELMIRAGIDDWGGVSPLTPDHVNPERPWPQIDDLAARTGESGFQLRERLTIYPEYVLAGEPWLDPRLIAHVSALADPATGLAREDAVLEGRPWQEPDGGFASSGRVDLHVEVDTTGRTNDRRDDFDHVYGDWDALRERLGTTAAATPSDVRQALRRAEADPAGLTDAEAVALLGAEGEALDELAALADALRQEAAGDEVTYVVNRNINFTNVCYTGCRFCAFAQRRTDADAYTLSMEQVADRAEEAWAAGATEVCMQGGIHPDLPGTAYFDIARAVKARTPGMHVHAFSPMEVINGASRLNLSIRDWLEAAKEAGVDSLPGTAAEILDDDVRWVLTKGKLPAKEWIEVITTAHRVGIPTTSTMMYGHVDNHLHWVRHIKLIRKLQEETGGFSEFVLLPFVHTSAPIYLAGVARPGPTAQENRAVHALARILLHGAIRNIQCSWVKLQDDLCRQVLQGGVNDLGGTLMEETISRMAGSENGSYKTISELRAMVEVTGRPVRQRTTEYGVPSQERLAASEASDGVCQSVRRVLPLA is encoded by the coding sequence ATGAGTTCTGACTCCGCGCTCCGCCGCGCCCTCGCCCGCGCCAGGGACGGCAAGACGCTCGACGTGACCGAGGCGACCGTGCTCCTGCACGCCAGGGACGGGCATCTCGACACGCTTCTCGAACACGCCTCCCGCGTGCGCGACGCCGGTCTGCGGGCCGCCGGGCGCGAGGGGATCATCACCTACAGCAGGAAGGTGTTCATCCCGTTGACCCGGCTGTGCCGGGACCGCTGTGGTTATTGCACGTTCGCGACGGCGCCGCACAAGCTGCCCGCGCCGTTCCTGAGCCCCGACGAGGTGCTGGAGATCGCCCGGCAGGGGGCGGCGATGGGGTGCAAGGAGGCGCTGTTCACGCTGGGGGACCGGCCGGAGGACCGCTGGCACCAGGCCAGGGGGTGGCTGGACGCGCACGGCTATGACGACACGTTGTCCTACGTGCGGGCGATGGCGATCAGGGTGCTGGAGGAGACCGGGCTGCTGCCGCACCTGAACCCGGGCGTGCTGAGCTGGCGGGACCTCCAGCGGCTCAAGCCCGTCGCGCCGTCCATGGGGATGATGCTGGAGACGACGTCGCGGCGGTTGTTCGAGGAGAAGGGGCAGCCGCACTACGGCTCGCCCGACAAGGACCCGGCCGTGCGGCTGCGCGTGCTGGAGGACGCCGGCCGGACGAATGTGCCGTTCACCACGGGCATCCTGATCGGCATCGGCGAGACCGTCGAGGACCGGGCCGAGTCGATCTTCGCGATCCGCAGGGTGGCCAGGGAGTACGGCGGCATCCAGGAGGTGATCGTGCAGAACTTCCGCGCCAAGCCCGACACCGCCATGCGCGGCCTGCCCGACGCCGACCTCCAGGAGCTGGCCGCCACCATCGCGGTGGCCCGCCTGGTGCTCGGCCCGCGCGTCCGCCTCCAGGCGCCGCCCAACCTGGTCGACTCCGAGTACGAGCTGATGATCAGGGCCGGGATCGACGACTGGGGCGGCGTGTCGCCGCTCACCCCCGACCACGTCAACCCGGAGCGGCCGTGGCCGCAGATCGACGACCTGGCCGCCCGTACGGGCGAGTCCGGGTTCCAGCTCCGCGAACGTCTCACCATCTATCCGGAGTACGTGCTGGCCGGGGAGCCGTGGCTCGACCCCCGCCTCATCGCCCACGTCTCCGCCCTGGCCGACCCTGCCACCGGCCTGGCCCGCGAGGACGCCGTGCTGGAGGGCCGCCCCTGGCAGGAACCGGACGGCGGGTTCGCCTCGTCCGGCCGGGTCGACCTGCACGTCGAGGTGGACACCACGGGCCGCACGAACGACCGCCGCGACGACTTCGACCACGTCTACGGCGACTGGGACGCGCTGCGCGAGCGCCTGGGCACCACGGCCGCCGCCACCCCCAGCGACGTGCGCCAGGCGCTGAGGCGGGCCGAGGCCGACCCGGCGGGCCTGACGGACGCCGAGGCCGTGGCGCTGCTCGGCGCCGAGGGCGAGGCGCTGGACGAGCTGGCCGCCCTCGCCGACGCGCTGCGCCAGGAGGCGGCGGGCGACGAGGTCACCTACGTCGTCAACCGGAACATCAACTTCACCAACGTCTGCTACACCGGCTGCCGCTTCTGCGCCTTCGCCCAGCGCAGGACCGACGCCGACGCCTACACGCTCAGCATGGAGCAGGTCGCCGACCGGGCCGAGGAGGCGTGGGCGGCCGGCGCGACCGAGGTGTGCATGCAGGGCGGCATCCACCCCGACCTGCCCGGCACCGCCTACTTCGACATCGCCAGGGCCGTGAAGGCCAGGACGCCGGGCATGCACGTGCACGCGTTCTCCCCGATGGAGGTCATCAACGGCGCGTCGCGGCTGAACCTGTCGATCCGCGACTGGCTGGAGGCCGCCAAGGAGGCGGGCGTGGACTCGCTGCCCGGCACGGCGGCCGAGATCCTCGACGACGACGTGCGCTGGGTGCTGACCAAGGGCAAGCTGCCGGCCAAGGAGTGGATCGAGGTCATCACCACGGCGCACCGGGTCGGCATCCCCACCACCTCGACCATGATGTACGGGCACGTGGACAACCACCTGCACTGGGTCAGGCACATCAAGCTGATCAGGAAGCTGCAGGAGGAGACGGGCGGCTTCTCGGAGTTCGTGCTGCTGCCCTTCGTGCACACCAGCGCCCCGATCTACCTGGCGGGCGTGGCCAGGCCGGGCCCGACCGCGCAGGAGAACCGCGCCGTGCACGCCCTGGCCAGGATCCTCCTGCACGGCGCGATCAGGAACATCCAGTGCTCCTGGGTCAAGCTCCAGGACGACCTGTGCCGCCAGGTGCTGCAGGGCGGGGTGAACGACCTCGGCGGCACCCTGATGGAGGAGACGATCAGCCGGATGGCCGGGTCGGAGAACGGCTCGTACAAGACGATCAGCGAGCTGCGCGCGATGGTCGAGGTCACCGGCCGGCCGGTCAGGCAGCGCACCACCGAGTACGGCGTGCCCAGCCAGGAGCGGCTGGCGGCTTCCGAGGCCAGCGACGGCGTCTGCCAGAGCGTCAGGAGGGTCCTGCCGCTGGCCTAG
- a CDS encoding substrate-binding domain-containing protein produces the protein MRLGRHRAALAPEQRRRKAFQRGMLAGLTAVAIVAAGLVVIFGGGGVLCSTREPVLVNVAAAVDVAPAVMEAAGRFNETRTAVSGRCVLVQVTEQPPATVLRTLIGDRAGVLAERPDGWIADSSAWIRLARQQGASSLPAGESVVATSPLVFATRSSLAQRFSVGRTEMNWRMVFPSTVRGRLTPNADEPDVVRVPDPSLAGAGIATVAAARDVVGTGPDADKALTAFVRWAQAGSAPDYRSMLAAVDDHTFWRRPVVIVPEQSVWNHNLRPSSDPVVALHPREGTINLDYPYVVTAADPDVAEASTVFAGWLKGAQAQEIVRRAGFRSGDGTQGPISPGPQIPSAAPRTRSSVSPQDIDEALRAWSRLAPPTNILVLADTSKHMAEPLNGRTRVSVALDAAKIGLQLFPDSTHMGLWEFADKVGGIKSYRQHVGLGPITEPETGQVIRRSRLDQLTSTIAAHPKRDSSLYDAILGGFRTMSSGYREEMNNALLVITAGRDDGTGTDLGALLDRLKREWNPDRPVQIIVIAFGEGVDRAALSQITAVTNGSLHEAEQPGEIIDVFLAALARRLCHPTCKPTA, from the coding sequence GTGCGGTTGGGTCGGCACCGCGCCGCGTTAGCCCCCGAGCAGCGACGCAGGAAGGCGTTCCAGCGCGGCATGCTGGCAGGGCTGACGGCCGTGGCCATCGTCGCGGCCGGCCTCGTCGTGATCTTCGGCGGCGGTGGCGTGCTGTGCAGCACACGAGAGCCTGTTCTGGTCAACGTGGCCGCCGCGGTGGACGTGGCCCCGGCGGTCATGGAGGCGGCGGGCCGGTTCAACGAGACGCGGACGGCCGTAAGCGGCCGGTGCGTGCTGGTCCAGGTGACCGAGCAGCCGCCGGCCACGGTGCTGCGCACGCTGATCGGCGACCGGGCGGGCGTGCTGGCCGAGCGGCCCGACGGCTGGATCGCCGACTCCTCCGCCTGGATCAGGCTGGCCCGCCAGCAGGGGGCCAGCTCGCTGCCGGCGGGGGAGAGTGTGGTGGCGACCTCGCCGCTGGTGTTCGCCACCCGGTCGTCGCTGGCCCAGCGCTTCTCGGTGGGCAGGACCGAGATGAACTGGCGGATGGTCTTCCCCTCGACCGTGCGCGGGCGGCTGACGCCCAACGCCGACGAGCCGGACGTCGTGCGCGTGCCCGACCCCTCGCTGGCCGGGGCGGGCATCGCCACCGTGGCCGCCGCCAGGGACGTCGTGGGCACCGGGCCCGACGCCGACAAGGCGCTGACCGCGTTCGTACGCTGGGCGCAGGCCGGCTCCGCGCCCGACTACCGCAGCATGCTGGCGGCCGTGGACGACCACACGTTCTGGCGGCGCCCGGTCGTCATCGTGCCCGAGCAGTCGGTGTGGAACCACAACCTGCGGCCCTCCTCCGACCCGGTCGTGGCCCTGCACCCGCGCGAGGGCACGATCAACCTCGACTACCCGTACGTCGTCACCGCCGCCGACCCCGACGTCGCCGAGGCCTCCACCGTCTTCGCCGGCTGGCTGAAGGGCGCGCAGGCGCAGGAGATCGTGCGGCGGGCCGGCTTCCGGTCCGGCGACGGCACGCAGGGGCCGATCTCGCCGGGCCCGCAGATCCCCTCCGCCGCCCCCAGGACCAGGTCCTCGGTGTCGCCGCAGGACATCGACGAGGCGCTGCGCGCCTGGAGCAGGCTCGCCCCGCCGACCAACATCCTCGTGCTGGCCGACACCTCCAAGCACATGGCCGAGCCGCTGAACGGCCGAACCCGGGTGAGCGTGGCGCTCGACGCGGCCAAGATCGGGCTGCAGCTCTTCCCCGACTCCACCCACATGGGGCTGTGGGAGTTCGCCGACAAGGTCGGCGGCATCAAGAGCTACCGGCAGCACGTCGGCCTCGGCCCCATCACCGAGCCCGAGACGGGGCAGGTCATCCGCCGCAGCCGGCTGGACCAGCTGACCAGCACCATCGCCGCGCATCCCAAGCGGGACAGCTCGCTGTACGACGCGATACTCGGCGGATTCCGCACGATGAGCAGCGGCTACCGCGAGGAGATGAACAACGCCCTGCTCGTGATCACGGCGGGGCGGGACGACGGCACGGGCACGGACCTGGGGGCGCTGCTCGACCGGCTGAAGCGGGAGTGGAACCCGGACCGGCCGGTGCAGATCATCGTGATCGCGTTCGGCGAGGGGGTCGATCGGGCCGCGCTGTCGCAGATCACGGCCGTCACGAACGGGTCCCTGCACGAGGCGGAGCAGCCGGGGGAGATCATCGACGTCTTCCTGGCGGCCCTGGCCCGGCGCCTGTGCCATCCGACCTGCAAGCCGACGGCCTAG
- a CDS encoding TspO/MBR family protein, producing MNKTLLATALATALATGAAALAGSLATAPGTAWYQRLRKPSWQPSPRAFPLVWTPLYGLIAYGGARALNQEPGAERDALARALAGNLVLNAAWPALFFRARAPRLALAELLLLNASNAVLIRRALRADRTAGALLLPYAAWTVFATALNAAIARRNP from the coding sequence ATGAACAAGACCCTGCTCGCCACCGCGCTCGCCACCGCGCTCGCCACCGGCGCCGCCGCCCTCGCGGGCTCGCTGGCCACCGCCCCCGGCACGGCCTGGTACCAGCGCCTGCGCAAGCCCTCCTGGCAGCCCTCCCCTCGCGCCTTCCCCCTGGTGTGGACCCCCCTTTACGGCCTGATCGCGTACGGCGGCGCCCGCGCGCTGAATCAGGAGCCAGGCGCGGAGCGGGACGCCCTGGCCCGCGCCCTGGCCGGGAACCTGGTGTTGAACGCCGCGTGGCCGGCCCTGTTCTTCCGCGCCAGAGCGCCGCGCCTGGCCCTGGCCGAGCTGCTGCTGCTCAACGCCTCCAACGCGGTGCTGATCCGCCGGGCCCTGCGCGCCGACCGCACGGCCGGCGCGCTGCTGCTGCCCTACGCGGCGTGGACGGTGTTCGCCACCGCGCTCAACGCCGCCATCGCCCGCCGCAACCCCTGA
- a CDS encoding lytic polysaccharide monooxygenase yields MRRTLTLVAVVVIAVATTVFNTTPAFAHGYVLTPPSRQANCAQGKVSGCGNIIYEPQSVEGPKGLRSCHANLGQFAQLSDESKAWPVASVGSSVTFTWTFTARHATLNYEYYIGSNRVAVFNGNGQQPPATISHTVNFSGYSGRQKVLAIWNISDTANAFYSCIDLNIGGGGGNPTPTPTPTVTPTPTPTPTPTTTTPSGTWRAGTAYAAGNTVTYNGATYRCLQAHTALAGWEPPNVPALWARV; encoded by the coding sequence ATGAGAAGGACCCTCACGTTAGTCGCCGTGGTGGTGATCGCGGTCGCCACCACGGTGTTCAACACCACCCCGGCGTTCGCCCACGGCTACGTGCTCACGCCGCCCTCCCGCCAGGCCAACTGCGCCCAGGGCAAGGTCTCCGGCTGCGGCAACATCATCTACGAGCCCCAGAGCGTGGAAGGCCCGAAGGGCCTGCGTAGCTGCCACGCCAACCTCGGCCAGTTCGCGCAGCTCAGCGACGAGAGCAAGGCCTGGCCCGTCGCCTCCGTCGGCAGCTCGGTGACCTTCACCTGGACGTTCACCGCCCGGCACGCCACGCTCAACTACGAGTACTACATCGGCAGCAACCGCGTGGCCGTGTTCAACGGCAACGGCCAGCAACCGCCGGCGACGATCTCCCACACGGTCAACTTCTCCGGCTACTCCGGCCGCCAGAAGGTCCTGGCCATCTGGAACATCTCCGACACCGCCAACGCCTTCTACTCCTGCATCGACCTGAACATCGGCGGCGGTGGCGGCAACCCGACCCCGACGCCCACCCCGACCGTCACCCCCACCCCCACCCCGACGCCGACCCCGACGACCACCACGCCGTCCGGCACCTGGCGGGCCGGCACCGCCTACGCCGCCGGCAACACCGTCACCTACAACGGCGCCACCTACCGGTGCCTCCAGGCGCACACCGCCCTCGCGGGCTGGGAGCCGCCGAACGTGCCGGCACTCTGGGCACGCGTGTAA
- a CDS encoding coenzyme F420-0:L-glutamate ligase produces MSEVTRVEVIPVTGIGEVRQGDDLAALLSGAALRDGDIVVITSKIVSKAEGRVRRAPDRTAAIEEETERVVARRGDTVISQTRHGFVMAAAGVDASNTEQGTVLLLPEDSDASARRIRAGLGGRVGVIVSDTFGRPWRHGLTDVAIGAAGVRPLDDYRGAADSYGNQLSATVTALADEIASAAELVKGKLAGVPVAIVRGLAHLVTDDDGPGVRPLVRGADEDLFRYGSRDVVFARRTIREFSQQPVDPEAVRRAVAAGIAAPAPHHTTPWRFVLLESPQTRTKLLDAMREAWIADLRGDGFSEQSIAKRVKRGDVLRNAPYLVVPCLVMEGSHTYGDDRRNASEREMFIVATGAGVENFLIQLAVEGLGSAWVSSTMFCRPVVREVLDLPESWDPMGCVAVGHAAAPPRDRAPRDPADFIVTR; encoded by the coding sequence GTGAGTGAGGTGACGCGGGTCGAGGTGATCCCGGTGACCGGCATCGGCGAGGTGCGGCAGGGCGACGACCTGGCGGCGCTGCTGTCCGGCGCCGCCCTGCGCGACGGCGACATCGTGGTGATCACCTCCAAGATCGTGAGCAAGGCCGAGGGCAGGGTGCGCCGGGCGCCCGACCGCACGGCGGCCATCGAGGAGGAGACCGAGCGCGTGGTCGCCAGGCGCGGCGACACTGTGATCTCCCAGACCAGGCACGGCTTCGTGATGGCCGCCGCCGGGGTCGACGCCTCCAACACCGAGCAGGGCACCGTCCTGCTCCTGCCGGAAGACTCCGACGCCTCGGCCCGGCGGATCAGGGCGGGGCTGGGCGGGCGGGTCGGGGTGATCGTGTCCGACACGTTCGGCAGGCCGTGGCGGCACGGGCTCACCGACGTGGCCATCGGCGCGGCCGGCGTGCGGCCGCTCGACGACTACCGCGGCGCGGCCGACTCCTACGGCAACCAGCTCAGCGCCACGGTCACGGCCCTGGCCGACGAGATCGCGAGCGCCGCCGAGCTGGTCAAGGGCAAGCTCGCCGGGGTGCCGGTGGCGATCGTGCGCGGGCTGGCCCACCTGGTGACCGACGACGACGGGCCGGGGGTCCGGCCGCTGGTGCGGGGCGCCGACGAGGACCTGTTCCGTTACGGGTCGCGTGACGTGGTGTTCGCCCGCCGGACGATCAGGGAGTTCTCGCAGCAGCCGGTCGATCCCGAGGCGGTGCGCAGGGCGGTCGCGGCGGGCATCGCGGCGCCCGCGCCGCACCACACGACGCCGTGGCGGTTCGTGCTGCTGGAGTCGCCGCAGACCAGGACGAAGCTGCTCGACGCCATGCGTGAGGCGTGGATCGCCGACCTGCGCGGCGACGGCTTCTCCGAGCAGTCGATCGCCAAGCGGGTCAAGCGGGGCGACGTGCTGCGCAACGCCCCCTACCTGGTGGTGCCGTGCCTGGTGATGGAGGGCTCGCACACCTACGGCGACGATCGGCGCAACGCCTCGGAGCGGGAGATGTTCATCGTGGCGACGGGCGCCGGGGTGGAGAACTTCCTGATCCAGCTCGCCGTCGAGGGGCTCGGCTCGGCGTGGGTGTCGTCCACGATGTTCTGCCGCCCGGTCGTCCGCGAGGTGCTCGACCTGCCCGAGTCGTGGGATCCGATGGGCTGCGTGGCCGTGGGCCATGCCGCCGCGCCGCCGCGCGACCGGGCGCCGCGCGATCCCGCCGACTTCATCGTCACACGCTGA
- the cofD gene encoding 2-phospho-L-lactate transferase, translating into MHIVSLAGGIGGARFLRGLRATAPDASITVIGNTGDDITLYGLRVCPDLDTVMYTLGNGIDEEQGWGRAGESHVVKEELAAYGVEPQWFGLGDRDFATHIVRSQMLEAGYPLSQITQALCARWQPGVRLLPMSDDRCETHVVIEDERGKRAIHFQEWWVRLRASVPAQSFALVGVDSAKPAPGVLEAVEQADVVILPPSNPVVSIGTILQVPGIRDALLGKTVVGVSPIIGGAPVRGMADACLTAIGVETSAQAVLELYGSELIDGWLVAEEDSGVSLDGVRVLARPILMHDAEAAADIARSALDLARELAQ; encoded by the coding sequence ATGCACATCGTGTCACTAGCCGGCGGCATCGGCGGCGCCCGTTTCCTCCGGGGCCTGCGCGCCACCGCACCCGACGCCTCGATCACCGTCATCGGCAACACGGGTGACGACATCACTCTGTACGGCCTGCGGGTCTGCCCCGACCTCGACACCGTGATGTACACCCTGGGCAACGGCATCGACGAGGAGCAGGGCTGGGGCCGGGCCGGGGAGAGCCACGTCGTCAAGGAGGAGCTGGCCGCGTACGGCGTCGAGCCGCAGTGGTTCGGGCTCGGCGACCGCGACTTCGCCACCCACATCGTGCGCTCGCAGATGCTGGAGGCCGGCTATCCGCTGTCGCAGATCACGCAGGCGCTCTGCGCGCGCTGGCAGCCGGGCGTGCGGCTGCTGCCGATGAGCGACGACCGCTGCGAGACCCACGTCGTGATCGAGGACGAGCGCGGCAAGCGCGCGATCCACTTCCAGGAGTGGTGGGTACGCCTGCGCGCCTCGGTGCCCGCCCAGTCGTTCGCCCTGGTCGGGGTCGACTCCGCCAAGCCGGCCCCCGGCGTGCTGGAGGCCGTCGAGCAGGCCGACGTGGTGATCCTGCCGCCGTCCAACCCGGTCGTCAGCATCGGCACGATCCTCCAGGTGCCGGGCATCCGCGACGCCCTGCTGGGCAAGACCGTGGTGGGCGTCTCACCGATCATCGGAGGCGCGCCGGTGCGGGGCATGGCCGACGCGTGCCTGACCGCCATCGGGGTGGAGACCTCCGCGCAGGCCGTGCTGGAGCTGTACGGCTCGGAGCTGATCGACGGCTGGCTGGTCGCCGAGGAGGACTCCGGGGTCTCGCTCGACGGCGTGCGCGTGCTCGCCCGCCCGATCCTCATGCACGACGCCGAGGCCGCGGCCGACATCGCCCGCTCGGCCCTCGACCTGGCCCGGGAGCTTGCCCAGTGA
- a CDS encoding WhiB family transcriptional regulator — MTDPVIAQDQLDAEELGWQERALCAQTDPEAFFPEKGGSTREAKKVCRSCEVRAECLEYALEHDERFGIWGGLSERERRRIKRQAV, encoded by the coding sequence GTGACCGATCCGGTCATCGCACAGGATCAGCTTGACGCTGAAGAACTCGGCTGGCAGGAGCGTGCGTTGTGCGCTCAGACGGATCCGGAGGCGTTCTTCCCGGAGAAGGGCGGCTCCACCCGAGAGGCCAAGAAGGTCTGCCGATCGTGCGAGGTCCGTGCAGAGTGCCTGGAATACGCACTCGAGCACGATGAGCGGTTCGGCATCTGGGGTGGGTTGTCCGAGCGGGAGCGGAGACGGATCAAGCGCCAGGCGGTGTAG